From Spea bombifrons isolate aSpeBom1 chromosome 6, aSpeBom1.2.pri, whole genome shotgun sequence, a single genomic window includes:
- the LOC128500040 gene encoding NXPE family member 1-like has translation MHRSNILKIIWGFSLVAILFLSFIVHRKSFQPFKMPFVQVTHLEKNISAFDYLDLTGHNSKDMEVDKILEAINHTIANASFKCLNDTTSGKDSIATILDYRQKYCTGDFLTVQVDMFDYFGKRKTYGGDFLRARIYSPKLRAGASGKIEDFNNGTYKVHFTLSWEGNIRISILLLHPSEGVSALWKARNMGYKNIIYTGKFLNETQEVFSECGFDLDSQEEKCEHGEFFYCIKPRGVPCEALISMMSRNRPHAYLTTLEKNIFTRSNIGVEIPTKSGVIHVVKCQSNQTNTTDVKPNCAIGMSPPFPGGYFLNNFWHPLFCNLSSYEPLSKISTCLSGKSIYLMGDSTIRQWIEYFPKVLKSLQFFDLHGSGWHKTYLALDMKNNVYIQWKKHGHPFVTQSFYTVKDYASVPQEIDRLPGGPYTIIVIALGQHFRPFPLSLFIKRILNVRKALERLFLRSPDTKVIIKSENTREISTDVERFSDFHGYIQYILVKDIFKGLNVGVIDAWDMTTAFGSFVVHPPETVIKNQINMFLSYLC, from the exons ATGCACAGATCTAACATTTTAAAGATCATTTGGGGGTTTTCACTAGTTGCTATTCTGTTTCTAAGCTTCATCGTCCATCGAAAATCTTTTCAG CCTTTTAAGATGCCATTTGTTCAAGTTACAcacttagaaaaaaacatttcagcttTTGATTATTTGGACTTAACAGGTCATAATTCCAAGGACATGGAAGTAGACAAGATTTTAGAAGCAATTAATCACACCATTGCTAATGCCTCTTTTAAATGCTTAAATGACACAACCAGTGGCAAAGACAGTATAGCAACCATATTAGATTATAGACAGAAATATTGCACTGGAGATTTCTTAACTGTCCAAGTTGACATGTTTGATTACTTTGGGAAAAGGAAGACATATGGTGGAGACTTTTTAAGGGCACGAATATATTCCCCTAAATTAAGAGCTGGAGCTTCTGGAAAGATTGAAGATTTTAACAATGGGACATACAAAGTCCACTTTACTTTATCTTGGGAAGGGAATATAAGAATATCCATTCTTTTGTTACATCCAAGCGAAGGAGTGTCAGCCTTATGGAAGGCAAGGAATATGggatacaaaaatattatctaCACTGGCAAATTTCTCAACGAGACTCAGGAAGTTTTTAGTGAATGTGGATTTGACTTGGATTCTCAAGAAGAGAAATGTGAACATGGGGAATTCTTTTACTGCATTAAACCCAGAGGCGTTCCTTGTGAGGCTCTAATCTCAATGATGAGCAGAAACCGACCACATGCATATCTCACTACCTTGGAAAAGAATATCTTTACCCG ATCAAATATTGGTGTAGAAATTCCCACAAAGAGTGGAGTCATTCATGTTGTCAAATGTCAAAGTAATCAAA CGAATACTACAGATGTGAAGCCAAATTGTGCAATTGGGATGTCACCACCATTTCCCGGTGGCTATTTCTTAAATAACTTTTGGCACCCACTCTTCTGCAACCTTTCTTCATATGAACCACTGTCTAAAATCAGCACATGCCTATCTGGGAAAAGTATTTATCTCATGGGAGATTCAACCATTCGTCAGTGGATTGAATACTTTCCAAAAGTTCTCAAAA GCTTACAGTTTTTTGATCTTCATGGAAGTGGCTGGCACAAGACATATTTAGCTTTGgatatgaaaaataatgtatatatccaGTGGAAAAAGCACGGACACCCATTTGTGACCCAGAGCTTTTATACTGTGAAGGACTATGCATCTGTTCCTCAAGAAATTGACCGCCTTCCTGGTGGACCCTACACAATCATTGTCATTGCTCTAGGACAACACTTTAGACCATTCCCTTTGTCTTTGTTCATCAAAAGAATTCTGAATGTACGCAAGGCTTTAGAACGTCTCTTTCTGCGAAGCCCAGACACTAAGGTCATCATAAAATCAGAAAATACCAGGGAAATAAGCACAGATGTAGAACGATTCAGTGACTTTCACGGTTACATTCAGTATATTTTGGTGAAGGACATCTTTAAAGGACTTAATGTTGGGGTGATTGATGCTTGGGACATGACTACAGCCTTTGGTTCTTTTGTCGTTCATCCTCCTGAAACTGTCATTAAGAACcaaattaatatgtttttgtcTTACTTATGCTAA